The Corallococcus caeni genomic interval AGTCCATCTTCACGTCCGCGAGCCAGACGCAGCCTTTGTCATGCTGGGCACGGTACCGGCCGGCACCGACACACCCGCTTCAGCGCAGGCCGTTCAGTAGCGCGGCCAGCTTCTGGGGCTGGGACGCGAAGGGCGAGTGTGACGAGTCCAGCGTGTCCACGGTGAAGGCGTTGCCGGGCGTGAAGGCGTCCGCCTCGCGGATCATCAGGTCCTGGAGCGCGGGGGCCAGGGCGCGGTCCTGGGCGCAGCGAAGGTAGCTGCGCGGGATGCGGCCCCAGCGCTCCTTCGTGGCGCCGACCTTGCCCGTCCACAGCGACAGGGGGATGTCGGGCGTGAGCGTGAGCGCGAAGGGCAGGAAGGCTGCTTCATCCACGTCGTGGTAGAAGCCCGCGCGCAGGGCCTCCCGGTAGGCCGCGTCGCCACGCGGGTTGATCCGCACCGCGCCCACCTTCGCGGCGTCGCCGATGAAGAGGGCTTCGCTGTAGGGCGTGTGGGCCTCGGGCAGGGCGCCGTAGCCGCTGGCGCTCTGGAGTCGCAGCGGGACGTAGGCGCTCAGGTACACCAGCCGCCCGATGAGGTGCGGGGCCTTCTCCGCCGCTCGGGTGATGACGGTGCCTCCCGCGCTGTGGCCCACGAGCACGGGCTTGCTGGGACCACCCTGGAGCTTCTCCAATGCGGCGACCACCGCGTCCGCGCAGTCGTCCAGCGTGAGGTCCGCCTGGGGCGAGCGCTCCTCCTTGAAGCGCGCCGTGTCGCCCGTGAGATAGGACGCGGGGAAGCGCGCGTTGAGGCCGTGGCCGGGCAGGTCGATGGCCACCACCTGGTGCCCCTTCGCGGAGAGGGCCTCCGAGACGCGCGTCCAGTGCAGGGCGTTGTGCCACGCGCCGTGGATCAGGAGGAACGTCCTGGCCTTGCGCGGAGCCTTCACGGGCGTGACCGCGAGCCCGACTCCTGGCAGCAGGCCCGCGCCCAGCAGGGCGGTCTTCATCACGTCACGACGGTTCATGGGGGACTCCTTCGTTGGGGGGAAGCACGGCAAGGAGGCGCTCGCGCAGACGCGCGAGGTCGAAGAGCTGCCGCTCCACTTCCGCCAGACGCTCCCGGTGGGCCGCGAGCGCGTCCGGGCAGATGGCGTCCGTGACCTGCTGGAGCATGCAGCGCGGGAAGGTGGCGATCTCCTCCAGGGAAAAGCCCAGGCGGATCATCCGGGCCACCTGCATCACCTGGGGCACGGCGGCTTCGTCGAAGTCGCGGTAGCCGTTGTCGCGGCGGTGGGAGGCGAGCAGCCCGGCCTTGTCGTAGTGGCGGATGGAGCGTGCGCTGCTGCCCGTGCGCCGGGCGAGTTCTCCGATGTTCATCCTGCTCTCCTGAAGCCGGACGCTAGGGCCTGACACTGGTGTCAAGGTCAAGACCGGGCGGGCGAATGTGACCGACGAGATGCGTGACCGCGTTCTAGGGTGCGCCGCGTGAGCCTGTCCCCGCCCGTGCCCCGTCCGCGTCCCGCGCTTCTCACGCTTGCCTACCTGGCGTTCGTCAGCCTGGGGTTGCCGGACGCGGTGCTGGGGGTCGCGTGGCCGTCGCTGCGGAGCACGTTCGGGCTGTCGCAGGCGATGATGGGCTCCATCCTCGGGACGGCGGCCGTCACGTACTTCATCTCCGGGTTGCTCGCGGGCCGGCTGATGCGGGCGATGAACCTGGGGCTGCTGTTGGCGCTGAGCACCGGCTCGGTGGTGCTCGGGCTCACGGGCTACGCGACGGTGCCCCTGTTCGTGCTGTTCCTGGCCGCCGCCTGCTTCATCGGCTTCGGCTCGGGCGCCATCGACTCCGCGCTCAACAACTACGCGGCCCAGAACTTCGGTCCCAGGCACATGAGCTGGCTGCACGCGGCCTACAGCGTCGGTGCCGCGCTGGGTCCGGTGTTGATGACCGCGCTGCTCGCGCGGGGGGCCAGCTGGCGGACGGGCTATGCGGTCATCGCGGGAGTGCTGGGCGCGCTGGCCCTGACGTTCCTGGTGATGCGCCGGATGTGGAGCGCGCCGGAGGCGACGCCGGGAGAGGCGCCACGAGCGGATGTGCCTGCCGCGTCCGCGATGGAGGCCGTGCGCCGTCCCCGCGTGTGGCTCCAGATCCTGACGTTCTTCTTCTACACGGGCCTGGAGGTGACGGCGGGCCAGTGGAGCTTCACGGTGCTGACCGAAGGCCGGGGCCTGCACACCGCCGCGGCGGGCACCTTCGTGAGCCTCTACTGGGGCAGCCTGCTGGCGGGGCGCATCCTCTCCGGCTTCGTCGTCGAGCACATCGGACCCGTGCGGATGCTGCGCGGGAGCACGGTGCTGGCGGTGGTGGGCGCGCTCCTGTTCGCGATTCCGTCGCTACCGCCCGCGCTCGGGCTGGTGTTGTTGGGGCTCGCGCTGGCGCCCATCTTCCCGGTCCTGATGTCGGAGACGCCGCGCCGCGTGGGGCTGGACGTCTCCCATCACGCAGTGGGCTTCCAGGTCAGCGCGGCGACCACGGGCGTGGCGGCCCTGCCGAGCCTCGCGGGCATCATCGCGGAGCGCTGGGGGCTCCAGTTCATCGCCCCCTACATGCTCGCGGTGGCCGTGCTGCTGACCGTGGTGCACGGCGTGCTGTCCGCCGTGGCGGACCGTCCCCAGCTCTCCCGCTGAGCTTCAGCTCGCGGACGGAAGCTCCGCGCTGCGAAGGGTCTTCGGGCCCTGCGCGGTCCACTGTGACAGCCGCAGGGTCGCGCCCTTCGCGGAGGCGTGGGGCTCCACCTCCACGAAGGTGAAGCGCTGCTCCAGCTTCGCGTGCTTCTGCTTCGCCGGGTCCAGCGATGGATTGCCCTGGAGCTCCGCGAGGTATTCGCCCCACTCCTCGTCGGAGGCCTCCGGGGCGGGGAGCTGGAGCAGCGAGATCCACGTGCCGGTGTTGGCGTAGAGCGGCCCGTCGCCCTCGTGCCAGCGGGCCGCGTGCGTGTGGCCCATCACCACCGCCTGGGGGTTGTACTTCTTGCCCAGCCGCGCGGTCTCCGCGAGCTCGTCCTTCCCAGGCTCCAGCGCGAAGTAGTCCGTACCGCTCCTGCCGGCGACCGCGCGGTGCAGGCGCGCGTAGAGCGCGAAGCCCGCCTTGGCCAGCTTCAGCCGCGCGCGGCCCAGGGCCTCCGGGTTGTCGAAGGCGTTGAGCTTCTCCGGGTCGATCACCGACAGCAACGCCTCCACCTCGTCGTCCTTCAGGTCCACCCGCGCCAGACCGCGCGCCAGGTGCGCGTCCGCGTCCGACGCGCCCACCGCGTCCATCGGCTCGAGCGCGAAGGCCGGCGCGAGGCTCCGGTTCTCCAGCAGGCGCCGGATGAGCGTGAGCGTCCCGGCGTTGAACAGGACCTTGAGCGCGTCCGGCTTCACGCCGAGCGCCACCATCACCGCGCCCTGGAAGTCCGGCTTGAGCAGGTCCATGTACCGCATGCGGTGCTGGTGCTTGAGCGGGTTGAGCAGCGTCTTCACCAGCACCGAGCCCGGCGGATACCGGAAGCGGTTCGCCCGCTCCGGCGACAGGAGCGAGTCGTAGTCGATGCGGTTCGCCACGTCGGTGTGCTCGCCGTGCGTGACGAGCACGTGCGACCCGCCGACCTCCAGTCGCAGGGGCGCGGTGCCGTCCCGGAACTCCAACCGCGAAGCCACGTCCGGCGGCTGCCCGAGCGCCGAGCGGATCACCCCCTGGACGTCCGGCAGCGCCAGCTCCAGGTCATGGTTGCCCACCACCATCGTCGCCTGGCCTCCCGCGGCCAGCACCCGCCCGAGCGCCTTCAGCGCGGGCGCGGTCGCCGCGGACGTCACCAGCGCCCGGGCCTGCTCCAGCGTCCGCCGCGGATCCACCGCCAGCGGGTCGTCGTTGAGCAGGAAGTCGAAGCTGTCCCCGTTGAGGACGACATGGGTGGGCGTGCCCGTGAAGGAGTCGAAGAGGGCGGGCAGCTCGGCGGCGCCCGCGAAGATGTCGTAGGGGCCTCCGTTGCCGAGGTGAAGGTCGCTGAGGATGAGCGTTCGCATCGGTCCATGCTCCTTTCAGGGAAGCGCCTGCAGGTCGTTGTGCCGGATGCTCACGGCGGGATCGCCGAGCACCACGTAGTTGCGAGCGTCGTTGCGTTCAATCCACCGGTGCAGCAGTTCGCGCGGCTGAAGCTTGCCGTTGGACGTGTTGGCGTCCAGGTGCGTCAGCAGGATGTTGTTGGCGGCGGAGAAGCGGTCGCGGAAGTCGCGCAGCGCGTGGCCCACCGGCATGCCCGCCATGATCTTCCAGAGCGTGTTGCGGAACGGGTGGAGGGTCGTCTGCGTCATCTGCAGGGGCCGGATGGAGAAGCCCCAGGCCCGCTCCACGTGGCCAATCACTGCCAGCGCGCCGCCGTTGGGATGGGCCAGCAGCCGCCGGGGTAGGGCCGCGACGAAGGGCGCGCTCGCGAGCGCCTCGCCGCTCCGGGTGGCGTTCATCGGAAACTCGTCATGCGCGGGCGTACCCATGCCGAAGCAGGCGAAGAAGAACGCCACCAGGCCATGGAGCCGGGCGTCGTCCTGGATGTCCGACGCCGCCACGTAGTGCGCGGGCGCCATCGCGCCAAAGCCGCTCCAGTCCTGGCTCAGCAGGGCGCCCTGCTTCGTGAGCTGGAGCGGATCATTCGCCTTGAAGCCCACGCCATGGGACGCGGTGAAGAGCACCGCCGGGCGCACCTCCTGGCCGTGGAGCGCGGAGAGCAGCCACTCGCGGGTCGCGTCGTCCTCGATGGCGTCACGGCTGGCGTAGCGGAGCTTCGCGGCGACCGTCTTCGCCGGCTGCGGTGCCTGATCCGCGGTGGCGCCCCGGGCCAGCGCGGTGACGAGGCTGTCCGCGCTGAGCTCCGTGGAGCGGTCCCCGGGGTGCTTGGGTCCCCACCAGCTCACCTGCCGGTGGTTGGGCGCGGAGTCGCCCGTCTCATACGCCACCACGCTGTCCGCATAGCGCGCGTACTCCGCGGGCGTGTCGAAGGAGAGCCGGCCCACGGCGTAGGAGAGGGAGAGCGAGTGCTGCACGTCGAACGGGATGACGTCCGGCCCGCCCACGAGCAGCAGGTAGTAGGGCACGGCGGTCGGCTCCACGTCGCCGATGGGCGCCCCGTACCGCTCCAGGAACTGATGCGCCGTCTCGCCGGCCTGGTAGGTGAGGACGTGGAGCCGGTCCGTCTCCGCGCGCGCGCGCCGGTGGGCGATGAGGGGCTCCAGGCTCTTGCGCAGCTCGTCGGAGGCGGAGGCAGCGAACACCACGCCCCAGCCGGCCTGGGTGTAGTCCTCCGGCGGCGCGTCCGGCGGCAGGCCGAAGGAGACGCGCATGGGGAGGAACTCGAGCCACTTCTTCCACGCCTCGAAGTACGCGGCCTCGCCCCGGGGCTCCGCCACCTCCGCGGCCGCCGGCAGCTCGATGGGCGGCACCAGGTACTGCCCGGTGACGCCGTCGATGCCGTTGAGGATCAGCGGATCTTCCGGGCTGGGGATGGGGCGCTCCACGTTCACCTCCTCGCCTCCATCCTAGGCCTCCCCGCCGACCTGGAAAGAGCCGACAGGGGCTCGGCTGTCCGGCCCTCGGCGTTCGTGAGCAGGTGGTGTCGCGTGGCGGGCTCGCATTCCGACCCCAGGGCTGACGTGTCCTCTGGTCCACAGCCCCCTCGTCCTCTCGGGCAGGGACCGGCCGCGGCGTCGTGGCAATCCCTTACGTCTCATTCGAGCCGGACTGGACTTGTGGCGTGCGGACGCATGCCTCTGTGTTGTGTCTGACTTTGACTTGTCGCGTCTGGCATTGCAGGGCGTGTCTGTGTTCACGTTCGCTCCGCGTCCGGCACGTCTGGCACCCCTCGCCATGCGGGTCCGGCCGCAAGGGAGAGCACTCATGACGAAGAAGGCCTCGGTCCAGGATGTGGTGCAGGGCTGGCTGTCCGGTGATGAGGAGTCCCATGGCATGACGAACCCGGCGGGCCCGGTGTTCGTGGGAGGTGCGCGCACGGAACAGGCGCTCACGGAGTCCAACCTGGTGGCGGACACGGGCTGCAGCAGCTGCACCGCCTCCACCACCGCGTTCTGCTGTTGATCCATCGCGGACCCCCGTCCGCATGAATCCCCCCTCCGGTCTCCGTGCGCGGTGCCGGAGGGTTTCCCGCCGTCCCCATCTCCGGTCCCCACCCCCAGGGAGCCCCCCTCATGGTCCACGAGGAAGCGTCGATGGCTGCCGAGGTCCCTCCCGAGGGATGGCTCGCGCGCCCCGTGAAAGTCCTGCTGGCGCCGCATCTGGACTCGCTCGCGGAGCGGCTGGCGCGGATGGAGGGCCTCTCCCCGGCGGAGCGCGGCGTGGTGGAGGCCGCCGTCCGGGAGGCGCTGGGCTTCAGCGCCCAGCTCAAACTCAACCGCGTGCTCCTGCTGGAGCTGCACGCCGCGTCGCTGGAGGGACGGCTCGACGCCGCGGACCCGCCGGGACGGTGGGCCCAGTTCCTGGAGCAGGCCTGCACCTCCGACTTCCACACGCACCTGCGCGGACGCTACCCGCCGCTCCTGGACAGGCTGGCGACGCTGGGCCGGCTCCAGACCCAGGCGGTGCTGCGGCTGGCGGAACGGTTCGTCGCGGACCGCGAATCACTGACGGAGCTGCCCGGCCGTCCTCGCGGCGCGCTGAAGCGCCTGCGGCTGGGGGAGGGGGATGCACACCGGGGCGGTCAGACGGTGGCGCTGCTGGAGCTGGAAGCGGGCACGGTGCTCTACAAGCCCCGCTGCATGCGCGTGGATCGCGCGCTGGACGGGCTGCTCGCGCGCGTGCTGGCGCCGGACGAGGAAGCCTCGCGGATCCGCGTGCCGTCCGTGCTGGTGCGCGCGGGCTACGGCTGGGCGGAGTTCGTGGAGCACCGCTTCTGCGCGAACGACGCCGAGCTCGCGCGCTTCTACCGGAACCTGGGCCACTGGCTCGCGGTGATGCGCCTCTTGGGCGGCACGGACCTGCACTCGGAGAACCTCATCGCGCACGGGCCGGTGCCCGTGGTGGTGGACGTGGAGAGCCTCTTCACCCCGGATCCGCCCGTGCCTCCGGCGGAGCGCGGGCTGGCGGTGGACCTGGCCGCGAAGGCCATCCGCGGCACCGTCCTGCGCACGGGCCTGCTCCCCGTGCGCAGCGGCGGCCCGGGCCTGGGCGGTCTGGACATCTCCGCGGCGGGTTCGCTTCCGGGCCAGCAGCCGCGCATCCCGGCGCCCCTCATCGTCGGCGGTGGCACGGACGGGGCCCACCTGGGCATGGCGCTGATGGAGCGCCCGCACGCGAAGAACCACCCCAGCCCGGACCCCGTGCTCGCGCGGCACTGGGACCAGGTCGTGGAGGGCTTTCATGAGCTGACCGCGCGGATGAAGGCGCTGGACGCGGACGGAGGGCTGCGCCCGCTGCTGGAGCCGTTCACGGGCGCGATGGTCCGGCGCATCCTGCGGCCCACGCAGACGTACGCGGAGCTGCTGCGCATGCTCTGGCACCCGGCCTCGTTGTACGACGCGCCCAGGGCCCACGCGCGGGCGCGGGACGTGATGCGCAAGAACGCCGACGTGTCCCCCGGCGCGCCCTCCGCCACGCCCGTCATCGACGAGGAGCTGGCGGACCTGT includes:
- a CDS encoding alpha/beta fold hydrolase — protein: MNRRDVMKTALLGAGLLPGVGLAVTPVKAPRKARTFLLIHGAWHNALHWTRVSEALSAKGHQVVAIDLPGHGLNARFPASYLTGDTARFKEERSPQADLTLDDCADAVVAALEKLQGGPSKPVLVGHSAGGTVITRAAEKAPHLIGRLVYLSAYVPLRLQSASGYGALPEAHTPYSEALFIGDAAKVGAVRINPRGDAAYREALRAGFYHDVDEAAFLPFALTLTPDIPLSLWTGKVGATKERWGRIPRSYLRCAQDRALAPALQDLMIREADAFTPGNAFTVDTLDSSHSPFASQPQKLAALLNGLR
- a CDS encoding MerR family transcriptional regulator, whose protein sequence is MNIGELARRTGSSARSIRHYDKAGLLASHRRDNGYRDFDEAAVPQVMQVARMIRLGFSLEEIATFPRCMLQQVTDAICPDALAAHRERLAEVERQLFDLARLRERLLAVLPPNEGVPHEPS
- a CDS encoding MFS transporter; translation: MSLSPPVPRPRPALLTLAYLAFVSLGLPDAVLGVAWPSLRSTFGLSQAMMGSILGTAAVTYFISGLLAGRLMRAMNLGLLLALSTGSVVLGLTGYATVPLFVLFLAAACFIGFGSGAIDSALNNYAAQNFGPRHMSWLHAAYSVGAALGPVLMTALLARGASWRTGYAVIAGVLGALALTFLVMRRMWSAPEATPGEAPRADVPAASAMEAVRRPRVWLQILTFFFYTGLEVTAGQWSFTVLTEGRGLHTAAAGTFVSLYWGSLLAGRILSGFVVEHIGPVRMLRGSTVLAVVGALLFAIPSLPPALGLVLLGLALAPIFPVLMSETPRRVGLDVSHHAVGFQVSAATTGVAALPSLAGIIAERWGLQFIAPYMLAVAVLLTVVHGVLSAVADRPQLSR
- a CDS encoding metallophosphoesterase, which produces MRTLILSDLHLGNGGPYDIFAGAAELPALFDSFTGTPTHVVLNGDSFDFLLNDDPLAVDPRRTLEQARALVTSAATAPALKALGRVLAAGGQATMVVGNHDLELALPDVQGVIRSALGQPPDVASRLEFRDGTAPLRLEVGGSHVLVTHGEHTDVANRIDYDSLLSPERANRFRYPPGSVLVKTLLNPLKHQHRMRYMDLLKPDFQGAVMVALGVKPDALKVLFNAGTLTLIRRLLENRSLAPAFALEPMDAVGASDADAHLARGLARVDLKDDEVEALLSVIDPEKLNAFDNPEALGRARLKLAKAGFALYARLHRAVAGRSGTDYFALEPGKDELAETARLGKKYNPQAVVMGHTHAARWHEGDGPLYANTGTWISLLQLPAPEASDEEWGEYLAELQGNPSLDPAKQKHAKLEQRFTFVEVEPHASAKGATLRLSQWTAQGPKTLRSAELPSAS
- a CDS encoding DUF6229 family protein: MTKKASVQDVVQGWLSGDEESHGMTNPAGPVFVGGARTEQALTESNLVADTGCSSCTASTTAFCC